GCACGCGACCGCAGACCTGCTCCACCAGAAGCTCGCGGATGCGGGTCGGGTCAACCACCTTTTCGGCAACCACATTGGCGACCAGCGGAACCGACGGTGCGTTGATGGTCGCGTTGGCCAGCGCCTCTTCCATAGCCTCCGCAGCGGGCTGCATCAGGGCACAATGGAAAGGTGCGGATACCGGCAGCAAAACCGCGCGTTTCGCGCCTTTGCCTTTGGCAATCTCAACAGCACGCTCGATCGCAGCCTTGGCACCGGACAGGACAACCTGACCATCAGCGTTGTCATTGGCAGCCGCGCAGACTTCTCCCTGTGCGGCTTCCTCGGCAACGGCTTCGGCGTCTTCAAGGCTCAACCCCAGAACAGCGGCCATGGCGCCCTCACCCACCGGAACCGCCTTCTGCATGGACCGGCCACGCAGTTTCAGCAGACGGGCGGCATCACAGATCGACAACGCCTTGGCCGCCGCCAAAGCGGAATACTCACCCAGTGAATGACCGGCCACGAGGCTTGCCATATCGGACAATGACTTGCCGCTCTCGCTTTCCAGGACACGCATGGCCGCCAGACTGACCGCCATCAGGGCGGGCTGTGCATTTTCAGTCAGCGTGAGGTCACCTTCCGGACCTTCAGCCATCAGTTTCGACAGGTTCTGTTTCAGCGCCTCATCGACTTCTTCAAAGACTTCACGGGCGACCGGAAAAGCCTCGGCCAATTCCTGTCCCATGCCAACAGCCTGGGATCCCTGGCCGGGAAACACGAATGCGCGCGCCATGATATTACCCCTTAAGATTTCTATTCCTTATTCCGGCCCCTCGACAGTTTGGCCGGTTATGAGGCAAGAGATAGCGGCTCACTTCCTCAAGTCAAGAACGGAGCTTTCATCTCTTAATATCGAACCCTTTCCGGCTCAGCCGGATCGCCCATTATCGCCCCTTCACAACCGTTGTGAAGTTGAGAACGGAAACCCCATATCTTTCAAGGTTTTGCAGTTCCTTTTTGGATTGCTGTCTCGCCCCGGAAACAAGGGCCGTGATCTCATCGGACGCTTTTTTGTAGGCTGCGGCCCGAATGCGATAGTCCAATTGATCCTGCCGGAAACGCGGCAGGCGTATGTCGAGACGGATCGATTCGCCGGGGGCAACAACCTGTTGAATGCTTTTCCCGCGCTCATCTCGCCCGCGAAAACGCGTGTAATCCATTTCCGGCTCGACAGCCAGCCAGAGATAACGCGTGTCTCCCGCTTTATTCTGAAGCTCGAAATAAATCCGGCAGGGGATGTTTCCGGTAACGGTCAGGTCACCATCCTGGGCCGCCTGCCCAAGCGGTTCTACCTTTGTATTTGTATCGCGGAATCGAAGTCCCGCACATTTTCCGCCATCCGCCGGGAACTCTCCCACCACGCTCAGCGCCAGATTATCAGGCAGGTCTTCACCGGCGAAACGATAGTCCCGATAGATTTTCGCAAGGGCGGGCCATTGTGCATTCGACAGGGCATGATCGAGGCTGACCAGACGGCCATCATCGCGCAGGGTTTCCCATTCCTGGGGACCGTCCTGCCAAAGCATGAATCCGCCGGCTGCCAGACCGGCCAGCACGACAAGCGCAGA
The Aestuariispira ectoiniformans genome window above contains:
- the fabD gene encoding ACP S-malonyltransferase: MARAFVFPGQGSQAVGMGQELAEAFPVAREVFEEVDEALKQNLSKLMAEGPEGDLTLTENAQPALMAVSLAAMRVLESESGKSLSDMASLVAGHSLGEYSALAAAKALSICDAARLLKLRGRSMQKAVPVGEGAMAAVLGLSLEDAEAVAEEAAQGEVCAAANDNADGQVVLSGAKAAIERAVEIAKGKGAKRAVLLPVSAPFHCALMQPAAEAMEEALANATINAPSVPLVANVVAEKVVDPTRIRELLVEQVCGRVRWRESVLYMKSQDVDTLVEVGSGKVLTGLVRRISRDMTGVAVNTPADVEAFLSSL